A single Prevotella sp. E15-22 DNA region contains:
- a CDS encoding regulatory iron-sulfur-containing complex subunit RicT, which yields MEEKQRTYEIRTGCDRGLCRAAVGRQDRQLNTYDWLADVPGNAETTDLVEVQFKHTRKGYYHNVNNLPLKKGDIVAVEASPGHDIGVVTLTGRLVTLQVKKANLKSSEEIKRVYRLARQVDMDKYHEAKAREHETMIQSREIAKNLGLQMKIGDVEYQGDGQKAIFYYIADERVDFRQLIKDLAAAFHVRIEMKQIGARQEAGRIGGTGPCGRELCCATWMKNFVSVSTGAARHQDISLNPQKLAGMCAKLKCCLNYEVDDYIEHGKILPNREIVLQTLDSDYYYFKADILAGLITYSTDKRIAANLQTITAERAKEIIEMNKHGQKPGDLQPDEEKQKKQEKAPVDLLAGDDIHRFDKAKKKKKKKKPQKPKNENKANENKAEKE from the coding sequence ATGGAAGAGAAACAGAGAACATACGAGATACGTACAGGTTGTGACCGCGGACTCTGCCGCGCTGCCGTGGGACGACAGGACCGCCAGTTGAACACCTACGACTGGCTGGCCGACGTGCCTGGCAACGCTGAGACGACCGACCTGGTGGAGGTGCAGTTTAAGCACACCCGCAAAGGCTACTATCACAACGTGAACAACCTGCCACTGAAGAAAGGCGACATCGTGGCCGTGGAGGCCAGCCCTGGTCACGACATCGGCGTGGTGACACTGACAGGACGACTGGTGACCCTGCAGGTGAAGAAGGCCAACCTGAAGAGCAGCGAGGAGATTAAGCGCGTGTATCGCCTGGCCCGCCAGGTGGACATGGACAAATATCACGAGGCCAAGGCTCGCGAGCACGAGACGATGATTCAGAGTCGTGAGATTGCCAAGAACCTGGGTCTGCAGATGAAGATTGGCGACGTGGAATATCAGGGCGACGGCCAGAAGGCCATCTTCTATTATATCGCCGACGAGCGCGTGGACTTCCGCCAGCTGATCAAAGACCTGGCAGCCGCCTTCCATGTGCGCATCGAAATGAAGCAGATTGGTGCACGCCAGGAGGCTGGACGCATTGGCGGCACAGGTCCATGCGGACGCGAGCTCTGCTGTGCCACATGGATGAAGAACTTCGTCAGCGTGTCGACGGGTGCTGCCCGCCACCAGGACATCTCGCTGAATCCACAGAAGCTGGCTGGCATGTGCGCCAAGCTGAAGTGCTGTCTGAACTACGAGGTGGACGACTATATCGAGCACGGCAAGATACTGCCCAACCGCGAGATTGTGCTGCAGACACTGGACAGCGACTATTATTACTTCAAGGCCGACATCCTGGCAGGACTCATCACCTACTCTACCGATAAACGCATTGCCGCCAACCTGCAGACCATCACTGCCGAGCGTGCCAAGGAGATTATCGAGATGAACAAGCATGGCCAGAAGCCTGGCGACCTGCAGCCCGATGAGGAGAAGCAGAAGAAGCAGGAGAAGGCTCCTGTTGACCTGCTGGCAGGCGATGATATCCACCGCTTTGACAAGGCCAAGAAGAAAAAGAAGAAGAAAAAACCGCAGAAGCCTAAGAACGAGAATAAAGCGAATGAGAATAAAGCTGAAAAGGAATAG
- a CDS encoding DNA polymerase III subunit delta' — MKFSEVIGQKEVQERLVQMVKEDRLPHAMMLCGPAGSGKMALAVAFGCYLLGLKDNKDVDQPEHPMLAKLEHPDLHFTYPTIKLPSMSSDHKPVSDDFAHEWHDLMMQGPYFTLDQWLTAVGAENQQAIITAGESDELVRKLSLKSSQGGYKVSIIWLPERMNIECANKLLKLIEEPPTQTVFLMVCEEPDKLLETIRSRVQRIDVKKIDNETIRQALVERRGISDDAAQRISRLANGSWLKAMEALQAGTENEQFLDMFMMLMRLAYQRRVRELRKWSETMAGFGREKQKRFLQFFLRMLRENFMYNFQQQELVYMTQEEEDFAKNFARFINEANILQLYDLTNLAIRDIGQNANAKIVFFDFALKMIVLLIQK; from the coding sequence TTGAAGTTCAGCGAAGTAATAGGACAGAAAGAGGTGCAAGAGCGCCTGGTGCAGATGGTCAAGGAAGACCGCCTGCCACACGCCATGATGCTGTGCGGCCCTGCCGGCAGTGGAAAGATGGCGCTGGCCGTGGCTTTCGGCTGCTATCTGCTGGGACTGAAGGACAACAAGGACGTGGACCAGCCTGAACACCCGATGCTGGCGAAGCTGGAGCATCCCGACCTGCACTTCACCTACCCCACCATCAAGTTGCCATCGATGAGCAGCGACCACAAACCCGTGAGCGACGACTTTGCACACGAGTGGCACGACCTGATGATGCAAGGCCCCTACTTCACCCTGGACCAATGGCTCACAGCCGTGGGCGCTGAGAACCAGCAGGCCATCATCACGGCCGGCGAGAGCGACGAGCTGGTGAGAAAGCTGTCGCTGAAGTCGAGTCAGGGTGGCTATAAGGTGAGCATCATCTGGCTGCCAGAGCGCATGAACATAGAATGCGCCAACAAGTTGCTGAAACTGATTGAGGAGCCCCCCACCCAGACGGTGTTCCTGATGGTGTGCGAGGAGCCCGACAAACTGCTGGAGACCATTCGCAGTCGTGTGCAGCGCATCGACGTGAAGAAGATAGACAACGAGACCATCCGTCAGGCACTGGTGGAGCGTCGAGGCATCAGCGACGATGCCGCCCAGCGCATCAGCAGACTGGCCAACGGCTCATGGCTCAAGGCCATGGAGGCCCTGCAGGCAGGCACAGAGAACGAGCAGTTTCTCGACATGTTTATGATGCTGATGCGACTGGCCTACCAACGTCGCGTTCGCGAGCTTCGCAAATGGAGCGAGACGATGGCCGGCTTTGGACGTGAGAAGCAGAAGCGCTTCCTGCAATTCTTCCTCCGCATGCTGCGCGAGAACTTCATGTATAACTTCCAGCAGCAGGAGCTGGTATATATGACGCAAGAGGAGGAGGACTTTGCCAAGAACTTCGCCCGCTTTATCAACGAGGCCAACATCCTGCAACTCTACGACCTGACCAACCTGGCCATACGCGACATCGGTCAGAACGCCAACGCAAAGATCGTGTTCTTCGACTTTGCCCTGAAAATGATTGTATTGCTCATTCAAAAATAA
- a CDS encoding gliding motility lipoprotein GldH, producing MIAVALVLTSCNRHTIYSHYEPVNIDGWERSDTLWFCVGGDADSIFNEQMGLRINGNYPFKDLSLIVEQRLLNGPIVKADTLNLMLADEDGIFLGKGVSLFHYDMDLGTIVLPTADTLQIAVFHNMKREVLPGIASIGITLQKEP from the coding sequence ATGATAGCGGTTGCACTGGTACTGACCAGTTGCAACCGCCATACTATTTACAGTCACTACGAGCCCGTGAACATTGACGGATGGGAACGTAGCGACACACTATGGTTCTGCGTGGGAGGCGATGCTGACAGCATCTTCAACGAACAGATGGGACTGCGCATCAACGGCAACTATCCCTTTAAGGACCTGTCGCTCATCGTTGAGCAGAGGTTGCTGAACGGCCCCATCGTGAAAGCCGACACCCTGAACTTGATGCTGGCCGACGAGGATGGCATCTTCCTGGGAAAAGGAGTGAGTCTTTTCCACTACGACATGGACCTGGGCACCATTGTTTTGCCCACGGCCGACACACTGCAGATAGCCGTGTTTCACAACATGAAACGCGAGGTGCTGCCAGGCATTGCCAGCATCGGAATAACACTTCAGAAAGAGCCTTAG
- the rodA gene encoding rod shape-determining protein RodA: MALQADRQQSILRSIDWWTIIIYVALLSFGWFSVCGASYTYGDTDLFSLSARSGMQIVWIGTSLFLGLVLLLLDDRLYDTFAYILFGLLVLLLFATIFNPHSIKGSRSWLVLGPLRLQPAEFAKFATALALAKFMGTYGYDIHRAKDLMITLAIIFVPMLCIVLQRETGSALVYLAFFLMLYREGMTGSVLFTGVIMVAYFVIGIRFAEPTLFNTPTSIGYFVVMLLIQLCLSVMLGVYCNNWREAMHCLFTCLGVTLVFLLFTIFVIPFDLYWVQLTMCVLLVGYLLWRSVYKRMRNYLWIALFAGGSVIFFNSADYALNHVLEPHQRTRINVLLGLEEDLKGAGYNVHQSEIAIGSGGLEGKGFLNGTQTKLKYVPEQDTDFIFCTVGEEEGFVGAAGVLLLFLALILRLIHLAERQPKAFGRIYGYCVLSVFLFHVFINVGMVLGLTPVIGIPLPFFSYGGSSLWGFTLLLFIFLRIDAGRHRIRT, encoded by the coding sequence ATGGCACTTCAAGCAGATAGGCAACAAAGCATCCTTCGCTCCATCGACTGGTGGACCATCATCATCTACGTGGCCTTGCTCTCGTTTGGCTGGTTCAGCGTGTGTGGTGCCAGCTATACCTATGGCGACACCGACCTCTTCTCGCTCTCGGCCCGTTCTGGCATGCAGATTGTGTGGATTGGCACATCGCTGTTCCTGGGACTGGTGCTGCTGTTGCTCGACGACCGACTATACGATACCTTTGCCTATATCCTCTTTGGATTGCTGGTCCTGCTGCTCTTTGCCACCATCTTCAATCCCCATAGCATCAAAGGCTCGCGATCGTGGCTGGTCCTTGGACCGTTGCGCCTGCAGCCGGCTGAGTTTGCGAAGTTTGCCACGGCTCTGGCGCTGGCCAAATTTATGGGTACCTATGGCTACGACATCCATCGTGCCAAGGACCTCATGATCACCCTCGCCATCATCTTTGTGCCCATGCTCTGCATCGTGTTGCAGCGTGAGACGGGTTCTGCCCTGGTCTATCTTGCCTTCTTCCTCATGCTCTATCGCGAGGGCATGACGGGCAGTGTGCTGTTCACAGGTGTCATCATGGTGGCCTATTTCGTTATCGGCATCCGTTTTGCCGAGCCCACCTTATTTAATACGCCTACGTCGATAGGCTATTTTGTTGTGATGCTGCTCATCCAACTGTGTCTGTCGGTGATGTTGGGTGTCTACTGTAACAACTGGCGCGAGGCCATGCATTGCCTGTTCACCTGTCTGGGTGTCACCCTCGTGTTCCTGCTCTTCACCATCTTTGTCATTCCCTTCGACCTCTATTGGGTGCAGCTCACCATGTGTGTCCTCCTTGTGGGCTATCTGCTGTGGCGTTCTGTCTATAAACGCATGCGAAACTATCTGTGGATAGCACTTTTTGCTGGTGGATCGGTTATCTTCTTCAACTCGGCCGACTATGCCCTGAACCATGTGCTAGAGCCTCATCAGCGCACACGTATCAATGTGTTGCTGGGCTTGGAGGAAGACCTGAAAGGTGCTGGTTATAATGTGCATCAGAGTGAGATTGCCATTGGCTCTGGCGGACTGGAAGGTAAGGGTTTCCTGAATGGCACGCAGACCAAGTTGAAGTATGTGCCTGAGCAGGACACCGACTTCATCTTCTGTACGGTTGGCGAGGAGGAAGGATTTGTAGGAGCCGCAGGTGTGCTATTGCTATTCCTGGCCTTGATACTGCGACTCATCCATTTGGCCGAGCGACAACCCAAGGCCTTTGGCCGAATTTATGGTTATTGTGTGCTGTCCGTATTCCTGTTCCATGTCTTTATCAATGTAGGCATGGTGTTGGGTCTGACGCCCGTTATTGGTATTCCTTTGCCGTTCTTCTCCTATGGCGGCTCGTCGTTGTGGGGCTTCACATTGCTCCTCTTTATTTTCCTGCGTATTGATGCAGGTCGCCATAGAATAAGAACCTGA
- the mrdA gene encoding penicillin-binding protein 2: protein MKDYELENRRYVIGGVAVLIVVTYIVRLFFLQLMSDDYKKNADSNAFLKKIEYPSRGVITDRHGELLVYNQPAYDIMVVVNEAKDRLDTLELCAALNIDRAEFDERMANIKDRSKNPGYSRFTQQMFMNQLSDHDFSVFQEKMYRFPGFYAQKRSIRQYEHPYAAHVLGDVAEVSPSDIEEDEYYQPGDYIGKLGVERSYEKYLRGEKGVQILLRDAHGRIQGSYMNGELDSPPVPGKNLTLGLDLKLQALAERLLEGKIGSVVAIEPSTGEVLCMASSPNYDPRMMVGRQRSKSHRMLSQDTWKPLLNRSIMGQYPPGSTFKTTQALTFLSEGIISPQTAYPCYHGFVFKGLRVGCHGHGSPLPLVPAISTSCNGYFCWGLYHMIGNRQKYKTVQDAMNTWRDYMVSMGFGYRLGIDLPGEKRGLIPNAQFYDKAYKGSWNGLTVISISIGQGEVNATPLQIANLGATIANRGWFITPHVVKKIEGEKLDTLYTNRRYTMAKREAYETVVQGMRAAALGGTCRELAKYDFMACGKTGTAQNRGHDHSVFMGFAPMENPKIAVAVYVENGGWGATYGVPIGGLIMEQYIHGELSEASKTKAAEIQNKRISYGTSSR from the coding sequence GTGAAAGATTACGAACTGGAAAATAGGCGATATGTGATTGGTGGCGTGGCAGTGTTGATTGTCGTCACCTATATCGTGCGTCTGTTTTTTCTCCAGTTGATGAGTGACGACTACAAGAAGAATGCCGACTCCAATGCTTTCCTTAAGAAGATTGAATATCCCTCGCGTGGCGTGATCACCGATCGCCATGGCGAGTTGCTGGTCTATAACCAGCCGGCTTATGATATTATGGTGGTGGTCAACGAGGCCAAGGATCGTCTTGATACGCTGGAACTGTGTGCCGCTTTGAACATCGACCGTGCTGAGTTCGATGAGCGTATGGCCAATATCAAGGACCGTTCAAAGAACCCAGGCTATTCGCGCTTCACCCAACAGATGTTTATGAACCAGCTCTCCGACCACGACTTCAGTGTGTTTCAGGAGAAGATGTACCGTTTCCCTGGCTTCTATGCCCAGAAGCGAAGCATCCGTCAGTACGAGCATCCCTATGCTGCTCATGTGCTGGGCGATGTGGCCGAGGTGTCGCCTTCGGATATCGAGGAAGATGAGTACTATCAGCCTGGCGACTACATTGGAAAACTGGGCGTGGAGCGTTCGTATGAAAAATACCTGCGTGGCGAAAAGGGCGTGCAGATCCTGTTGCGCGATGCTCATGGCCGCATTCAGGGCAGTTATATGAATGGCGAACTGGACAGTCCGCCTGTGCCAGGCAAGAACCTTACGCTGGGGCTTGACTTGAAGTTGCAGGCTCTGGCTGAACGACTGCTCGAAGGAAAGATTGGCTCCGTGGTGGCCATCGAACCCTCCACAGGCGAAGTGCTTTGCATGGCCAGCTCGCCCAACTACGACCCACGTATGATGGTGGGACGCCAGCGCTCTAAGAGTCACCGCATGCTGAGTCAGGACACCTGGAAACCCCTGCTCAATCGTTCCATCATGGGTCAGTATCCCCCAGGTTCTACCTTCAAGACCACACAGGCCCTGACCTTCCTTTCCGAGGGTATCATCTCTCCCCAGACCGCCTATCCCTGCTACCATGGCTTTGTGTTCAAAGGCTTGCGTGTGGGCTGTCATGGTCATGGCTCGCCCCTGCCATTGGTACCTGCCATCTCCACTTCGTGCAACGGCTATTTCTGCTGGGGACTCTATCATATGATTGGCAATCGCCAGAAGTACAAGACCGTTCAGGACGCTATGAACACCTGGCGCGACTATATGGTGTCGATGGGCTTCGGCTATCGACTGGGCATCGACCTGCCAGGCGAGAAGCGCGGACTGATTCCCAATGCGCAGTTCTACGACAAGGCCTATAAAGGCTCATGGAACGGACTCACCGTTATCTCTATCTCTATCGGTCAGGGCGAGGTCAACGCCACGCCACTGCAGATTGCCAACCTGGGTGCCACTATTGCCAACCGTGGCTGGTTCATCACGCCCCATGTGGTGAAGAAGATTGAGGGCGAGAAGCTCGACACACTCTATACCAACCGTCGCTATACCATGGCCAAGCGCGAGGCCTACGAAACGGTGGTACAAGGCATGCGCGCTGCTGCCCTTGGCGGAACCTGTCGTGAGTTGGCCAAGTACGACTTCATGGCTTGTGGTAAGACAGGTACGGCCCAGAACCGTGGTCACGACCACTCTGTGTTCATGGGCTTTGCGCCTATGGAGAACCCTAAGATTGCTGTGGCCGTCTATGTGGAGAATGGCGGATGGGGTGCCACCTATGGTGTGCCCATTGGCGGCCTGATTATGGAACAATATATTCACGGGGAACTATCGGAAGCTTCGAAGACGAAGGCGGCCGAGATACAAAACAAACGCATTAGCTATGGCACTTCAAGCAGATAG